One segment of Ficedula albicollis isolate OC2 chromosome 2, FicAlb1.5, whole genome shotgun sequence DNA contains the following:
- the NHLRC1 gene encoding E3 ubiquitin-protein ligase NHLRC1 yields PGSGRLAVAHDGEKRIHVFGPSGLCLGRFGERGPASNDIKYPLDVAVTPDGHVVVTDGGDCSVKAFDFDGRGVLAVREGFCLPWGLDATPESEVIVTDSEAGALYRLAADFPRGELKKCQMIRSRLVSPRGVAVCRTSGAVVVIEHLKALGASKGSTRVKIFSAEMDLIGQMDSFGLNLVFPSRIHATAVAFDKEGRVIVTDVCSQAVICLGKPEEFPIFNPLISHGLSYPVGLTYTADNSLVVLDSGDHSVKVYSST; encoded by the coding sequence cccggctcggGCCGCCTGGCAGTGGCGCACGACGGCGAGAAAAGGATCCACGTCTTCGGGCCCAGCGGGCTCTGCCTGGGGCGGTTCGGGGAGCGGGGGCCCGCGAGCAACGACATCAAGTATCCGCTGGATGTGGCGGTGACGCCGGACGGGCACGTGGTGGTCACCGACGGCGGGGACTGCTCCGTGAAGGCCTTCGATTTTGATGGAAGGGGGGTGCTGGCTGTCCGGGAGGGCTTCTGCTTGCCCTGGGGCCTGGATGCCACCCCCGAGAGCGAAGTGATCGTGACGGACTCGGAGGCGGGCGCGCTGTACCGCTTGGCGGCCGATTTCCCGAGGGGGGAATTGAAGAAGTGCCAGATGATCCGGTCCCGGCTGGTCAGCCCCAGAGGCGTCGCGGTCTGCCGGACCTCGGGTGCTGTCGTGGTGATAGAGCACCTGAAAGCCCTAGGAGCGAGCAAGGGCAGCACCCGCGTGAAGATATTCAGTGCGGAGATGGATCTCATCGGCCAGATGGACAGCTTCGGCCTGAACCTCGTTTTCCCCTCCAGAATACATGCTACCGCCGTGGCCTTTGACAAGGAAGGTCGAGTTATAGTAACGGATGTTTGTAGCCAGGCTGTCATATGCTTAGGGAAACCTGAGGAATTTCCCATCTTTAATCCTCTAATTAGCCACGGGCTTTCTTATCCTGTCGGACTGACTTACACGGCAGACAATTCCCTCGTCGTTTTAGACAGCGGCGATCATTCAGTGAAAGTATATAGCTCTACCTGA